ggcagtgcagtcaaaaacatgatttcctgtgtttttttaaatatatatatatatggaagaGGGGAGTTATTGGGAGGTTGGAATAATAGTgacaattatgataatgcccttttagtgtaagagctgccTGACATTTCAGCTTGTTTGGCTGGGTGGGTTTCTTTTAGACCTAGATGTTAATAGAAGACCAATAACAGCTAGCTTTCAGGTTACACATCCTTCCCATTAGGCTCCTCtctgaccactcccagacagaccACTCAGTCTTAGCAGAATTCTTGCTTGTTTCTTTTTTaccattttttaaattaaaaacaaaTATAGTAAGATAATTCATTGTTAcctagaaatgatttgatattgagataaaaacgtcaAAAAGGAAAGATCAACTGTGCCAGTGGACCGGGGCAGTCTTGCCCACAAGAAGCaaatatttgtgtgtattgtttcttAGAGGTGTGGATTGATTTTAAATTGAATCATTTCTATTAAACGCTGACTGTAACCAATTTAGGTTTGAACTTGCTTATTGAGATTTGAATAGACACCCTAATTTGATGCATTGTGTTTTCCTATCATTTAGGATAATTAACTTTGCATCTGTGCTTTTGACATATTCTATCTTCCAGACTACTTACCATATCTTCCCCCTCTCCTAATATTGACAGAAATCTAACAAAGAAATACAATCCTAAACGAGGCTGTAAAGAGGAACAGGAATGCAGGTGAGCTATtgggcttttgtgtgtgtgtgtgaatgaataTGTGTGTGCATAAAATGTGCTGTGTTTGTATCTGCCCAGGCCAGCTGTGATCTTCAACATGACTTTCAGTTCCTAATCAGACATAGAGAAGGAAAACAAAGCTTGACTAAAATAATACACCAACAATACATGACGTAATTTCAATGACGTGTTTTCAAACTGCTTTCCTGTCTATAGTACTGTAGTTGGAGAGGCTATGCCAGCACCTGCAGAGCAATGCAAATGACTGCTACTATACCCCCTGAGAGGGAAACGGGAATAAGGAAGTAATGGACCTATCATTACCTGGCTAACACAGCTATTTAAGCAACAGTGTATGTAACTTCCTGTCAATGCCCAAATCCATTACAGATCTCATCTCTTCTGtatcctttccctccctccctccctccctccctccctccctccctccctccctccctccctccctccctccctccctccctccctccctccctccctccctccctccctcctctcccatagGTTCTCCAACCACCAGTCCTTCCTGGACATCCTGAATGAGATGAACGACTACGCAGGACAGAGGGAGCTGATTGCTGAGAACATGATGATGAACATCTGCATTGAACTCACCAAGTACCTGCAGGAGCTCAAGATGGAGCGCaagacggtgagagagagagatccacactgagagggaaggatggaggagttCAAAACTCAGATTATTATAGTGAGCGCGAGTGAAGATGGGTGGGATCTAGGGAAAAGGAGGGAGAGTATGAAGGAGACAGGAAGGACCAGCAGAGACTTGGTAGCCTGGGTTGTCTCGTAGGGGGGGTGGTCACTGTCGTGTTGTCATCCTCTGAAAGGAGAGGAATGCCTTGGCCCAACCCCAATGGAAtatagaacacacacaaacactataaAGTCTCCCAGTAGACATGACCCACAGACAGACTGCTATTTGTTTACCAGCTGTTTTGTTCTGTGGTTTTTGGTGGCCGTTGTTTATTCTGTACCCAATGCCAATGGCCCTGTCTAAGTAGGGACCGTCATGTCATCATCCTAGTGTTCTTGGTGTCTCatgtgtcctctctgtgtgtctgtttgcagCATCTGTCGGAGGCCAAGAAAGCCCAGCAGAGTTTGGAGAGCACCTATAAGCAGCTCGACAGTGTAAGTTTGTTTACATGTCAGGCCGTCTGCCAATAACTCCCCTCTTCCAAAGGGAAAATCTATGTTGTTGGTAGAATACTAATGTATACATCCTCTCTATATAGTAGGCCTATACTTTGTTTGTCAGTGAACAACTTGTCTGTTTATTCTTTCTGTTCAGTCAAAGGGCAATGTTTTGTCCAGTCACTCTCCTCCATTGTCTATAGTGGTGAAGCTGTCAAATGTTTCTGAATGCTCTCTCATATTGTCTGCTGTAAGTGGGGTCATTGTTACATCAGTGAAAGGGACGTTTGTTcactagttgtgtgtgtgtggtgactcaGGTGACCAGTATTTGTAATATACAGTAAAAAGTGATGAGGAGCTCCTTTTTAAAGCAGGGGTAGGGAACTAGAACGAGACCAGAAACTAGCAGCACTCCAGCCCATTGCTCGTCACTGTATGGGTCAGCACCACTGACTTAAACCACTGATGTTCCAGCCCATTGCTCGTCACTGTATGGGTCAGCACCACTGACTTAAACCACTGATGTTCCAGCCCATTGCTCGTCACTGTATGGGTCTGCACCACTGACTTAAACCACTGATGTTCCAGCCCATTGCTCGTCACTGTATGGGTCAGCACCACTGACTTAAACCACTGATGTTCCAGCCCATTCAGTAAAGTCAGGTGCTCGTGGCCATTGGGCAAGTGTGCACTAGCCTTGGGTGAAGCAGAGGTCTCGCTTGTACACAATAGTAGTGTCTTTTCTATTCCATTCAAAGAATGCCCACAGAGCACAGTATTGGGTTAGCTAAGATCAACATggatgtgtttctgtctctctctgtgttttagagTAAGAAACGTTTTGAGAGGGAGTGGCGAGAAGCGGACAAAGCTGTTCAATATGCCGAGAAAACTGACCAGGACATCAACGCCACAAAGGCCGACGTCGAGAAGGTAGTAGGACACCAACACAAAATAAAAGGAACACAGGTTTtcattttccgttgcaaaacgttttcctacggtgtgccctactgaacacaatCCAGCTGTCCTACTTGTCCTGTTTCCCCTTTAAACAGTGGAATGTGAGCCACCAGACCGacctgtgtgtgacctgtgtgtttgttttgttacCTGTGTCCAGGCCAAACAGCAGGCCAACATGAGGACACACATAGCGGAAGAGTGTAAGAACGACTACGCAGCCCAGCTGCAGAAATACAACAAGGAGCAGAGCCAGTTCTACTTCAGCGACATGCCTCTCATCTTCAACGTAAGGCAGAGACTCTCACCCGTCCATCCTGACCTTAGCCTAGCTTTCCTTCCTTCTGCTGGAACTGTTTTAAATGCTAACATTTGGTTCAATAGACACTAAAAACACAGCtgactttattttttttaacctttatttaaaggtATTCttcataccagagagaatactatagacatcaagaaagccagttagttgattattgacaaatttttccaacacttttgataaacagggcaaaatagaaatatgcctataacagttaggatcagcttgatctccccctttttaAATAAGGACGCAACGtgactgccttccaagcaatgggaacctccccagaaaggagagagaggcttgGTGACGAtaagggcagcaaccttaaagaagggtCTAAATCGACTGACTCGGATCGTTTTTTTGGGGTCAGGTTTCAGGAGCTTctctagcacctcggactcagtgactgcctgctgGTTGTTCTGTTATTCTTTAATCAGGCACCAAGACGTGGCAGATCTGATTGAGTGACTCCTGTATGTGCCTCCTCTCCCGATAGAAACTCCAGGACATGGATGAGAGGCGGGTGAGGAAGCTGGCGCAGGGCTACGTCTTGTTCTCAGACACGGAGAGGCACGTGATGCCCATTAtcgggaagtgtctggagggcgTCACTAAAGCGGGCACTAATGTCAATGAGAGGAATGTGAGTGGGCCGTACTGTACTGCATGTATACAAAACAAACCCAGACGTAACGTACATAGATACATGTGGTCCAATGAAGTTCAAAAGAATGTGAGGGAAATGGGTatgaaacacaaatgctttgaaaCGTTTTGGTATTGTTGGTCTGTGTTTCACTGTCATAATGTAACCTACTCTCCCTGCAGGACTCCATAGCTCTTATAGAGCAGTACAAGTCAGGCTTTGAGCGTCCAGGGGACCTGGACTTTGAGGACTACAGTCAGGGCATCAACCGTGCCTCCTCAGACAGCAGCCTGGGCACCCTCGGTACCCCCAAAGGCCCCCTGGAGCTGCTGGGCAAGAACAGGAGCAAACCGTTCTGGCTGTTCAGCAAGAAGAGTAAGGTAAGCTGCGAGTACCACCACTCCTCCTCACAGACAAAATGACTAGTTTACACCCCTGGTACATCCCACTCCCATGACTCAGTTCTGACTAGCTGAGTAACTTTCTGAATTAGTAATAGACATTAGGATAATAATCTACAATTCATGCCCAAATCAGGTTATTTCCCCCGAGTGGATAGTCCCCCGAGTGGATTTCTTAGTGTTTGAAATGATCAGTGCTCCAAGGTGCAGGTAGATAAAccatgagcagtgtgtgtgtcagtgttgagGCAGAGGGGCTGAATCAGGGAGACAGCGTCTGGGGACCACCTCTGGGGACCACCTCTGGGGACCACCTCTGCCACTATGGTCCTGAAGCTGTGGTCTCACACACAATCTTTCCTGTTCCCAGAGCTCTGCATGTACATACTGCATGGcccctctctctaacacacacacacacacacacacacacacacacacacacacacgcacacacctttcTAGAACTGGTATGTGCATGGCTGTGTCCCTGGCCTGTCTGTGAATAAGCCTCCTCTGACTTTCTGCAGCGTGTGACTGACTTTGGTTTCCAATAGGTCAACTCTACTGGCAGGCAGCGTTCTGCAGAGCTTGTGCTTTCATCAGCACAGACAGGCACAAACGCATTGAATTTTCCTCTACGAACACACtgctattatactgtattatactggccCAGACTATAACATTAGCAGTCAAACCACCTTAGGAAATGCCAACCATCAGGGATGATACTGGGACATGGAGGGATGACTAGTTCCAAGTGAACTCATTTTTTCTGTGTTCTCTCTACACCGTCATTGGAGATCATGGGTGACGTTGGACCACTAGAGGCCGTCTAGATCTAAAATATATCGGATGTCCCTTAAACAGGCCTCCTGAGCCACTCTGAAATGACTAAAAATAAACTAGACAGGAATGTTGAGAGGACAGCAAACTAACACCTAGCTAACCTACATCATGGCCAGCCTCTACCCACTGctgcatatctctctctctctctctatctctctccagtctctctctctctctctccagtctcttccAGCACTTTCCTCCTGCTACATGTCTGATTGGCTACCCTGCTGACTGCTGTCCAATCCTGTTCCTCTAATACTCTCTACCTACTTCCCGTCCTGTCTGTGTGGTGCACCGCTCTGTGTCATCGCTCCTGCTCTCCCCAAATAGGTGGATCAGTAATGATCagagtgaattttcatattggcCTGTGAGAAAGAGCTTTGGATGTAATTTGTAAAAGTCTACCCCCTCCCCACTGCACAACACTGATTCAAACAGCTCCTAGTTAAAGtgatttttagtccaggactactgtaggtctaggctAATCTGTGTCTGAGAAACCAGCCTGTAGAGTTGACTATATTCTCCCTCACTGCTCCTCACTTGGTCATGTGGTTACACCATCATGACCAAGTGAGGTTACAGGTTCAGTAGTTCCCACCAGCTTAGAGACCTGTCATGTTTCTTATTACCTGTATTACAAGCATGTATACCAGGCCCAGAGCTGTAGGGTGTCCTTTGTACATCGGTAGACTGAACTATGTGTCTGTGTCCAGATTGAGGTTAACCAATGGAACGTCCCGTTGGTCCGCTCCAATCTGTCAACCTTGTTCCTCACGTAGGCTCACTCTACTCTACCCTTCATCGTGGCTTGTGTTTTGTTGGTGTTGGGACTGTGGTGCGGCTGTTGTGGCGCTATGTGAATGACCCGGTGACTGTGGGCTTCTGCAGGGGTAACTGCTGCAGTGTTGTCTTCTCTGTGTGGTGTGCTTAAGGTGTtgatggtgtctctctctctttcccttg
Above is a window of Salmo salar chromosome ssa03, Ssal_v3.1, whole genome shotgun sequence DNA encoding:
- the LOC106601280 gene encoding cdc42-interacting protein 4 homolog isoform X4, translated to MDWGTDLWDQYDIIDKHTQSGLELVEKYVKFVKERTEIEQNYAKQLRNLTKKYNPKRGCKEEQECRFSNHQSFLDILNEMNDYAGQRELIAENMMMNICIELTKYLQELKMERKTHLSEAKKAQQSLESTYKQLDSSKKRFEREWREADKAVQYAEKTDQDINATKADVEKAKQQANMRTHIAEECKNDYAAQLQKYNKEQSQFYFSDMPLIFNKLQDMDERRVRKLAQGYVLFSDTERHVMPIIGKCLEGVTKAGTNVNERNDSIALIEQYKSGFERPGDLDFEDYSQGINRASSDSSLGTLGTPKGPLELLGKNRSKPFWLFSKKSKRFTSERIIVMPTVTEDFGHLPPEQRRKRLQQKLDDIGKELQKEVDQSAALEKMKDVYEKNPQMGDPASLSPQINQTAQNVERLRGEFNKYESWLTEAGRRGDSMLRRDTLREDALSYRSHSFNNNGSTHEPYSPDGTHSEEGTPDPSQAIYAEFDDDFEEEEEELVAPIGQCTAMYNFPGASEGTITMQEGEVLSVVEEDKGDGWTRVRRANGNEGYIPTSYVSISLSK
- the LOC106601280 gene encoding cdc42-interacting protein 4 homolog isoform X5 produces the protein MDWGTDLWDQYDIIDKHTQSGLELVEKYVKFVKERTEIEQNYAKQLRNLTKKYNPKRGCKEEQECRFSNHQSFLDILNEMNDYAGQRELIAENMMMNICIELTKYLQELKMERKTHLSEAKKAQQSLESTYKQLDSSKKRFEREWREADKAVQYAEKTDQDINATKADVEKAKQQANMRTHIAEECKNDYAAQLQKYNKEQSQFYFSDMPLIFNKLQDMDERRVRKLAQGYVLFSDTERHVMPIIGKCLEGVTKAGTNVNERNDSIALIEQYKSGFERPGDLDFEDYSQGINRASSDSSLGTLGTPKGPLELLGKNRSKPFWLFSKKSKPTVTEDFGHLPPEQRRKRLQQKLDDIGKELQKEVDQSAALEKMKDVYEKNPQMGDPASLSPQINQTAQNVERLRGEFNKYESWLTEAGRRGDSMLRRDTLREDALSYRSHSFNNNGSTHEPYSPDGTHSEEGTPDPSQAIYAEFDDDFEEEEEELVAPIGQCTAMYNFPGASEGTITMQEGEVLSVVEEDKGDGWTRVRRANGNEGYIPTSYVSISLSK
- the LOC106601280 gene encoding cdc42-interacting protein 4 homolog isoform X3: MQYCSWRGYASTCRAMQMTATIPPERETGIRKFSNHQSFLDILNEMNDYAGQRELIAENMMMNICIELTKYLQELKMERKTHLSEAKKAQQSLESTYKQLDSSKKRFEREWREADKAVQYAEKTDQDINATKADVEKAKQQANMRTHIAEECKNDYAAQLQKYNKEQSQFYFSDMPLIFNKLQDMDERRVRKLAQGYVLFSDTERHVMPIIGKCLEGVTKAGTNVNERNDSIALIEQYKSGFERPGDLDFEDYSQGINRASSDSSLGTLGTPKGPLELLGKNRSKPFWLFSKKSKLSPSPSSLTPLSTPPAPSPANGPPSPKFGRDPLSYCLKEINKTVKPRISSFRTLGRTRFTSERIIVMPTVTEDFGHLPPEQRRKRLQQKLDDIGKELQKEVDQSAALEKMKDVYEKNPQMGDPASLSPQINQTAQNVERLRGEFNKYESWLTEAGRRGDSMLRRDTLREDALSYRSHSFNNNGSTHEPYSPDGTHSEEGTPDPSQAIYAEFDDDFEEEEEELVAPIGQCTAMYNFPGASEGTITMQEGEVLSVVEEDKGDGWTRVRRANGNEGYIPTSYVSISLSK